One Fusarium falciforme chromosome 12, complete sequence DNA window includes the following coding sequences:
- a CDS encoding Carboxylic ester hydrolase, producing MISLFKLLIFGLGTLATPLEKRAAAVKIANGTVIGGTNGNVEFFKGIPFAEPPVGDLRFRHPKPFDSNFRELDATQRPPACIQGDGTTGSEDCLKLIVIRPTNRPSDKLPVLVFIHGGAFAGGEAEQGNDGTPVVKKSIELGKPFILVSIQYRLGAFGFLPGKQLAGNTNLGLRDQRLALQWVHDNIAAFGGDPDKVTLWGFSAGAMSAFDHTIINNGNINGLFRGIILSSGSMIPALSYDSPKAQEVYDTVASRAGCGQSSNSLECLRKVDAKKLQAAGYSLNMEFRYLGGNTPYFPRPDSSDSFYSTSADVAVATGKYGKVPVLSGNVEDEGTLFALTQSNVTNNKILVNYLSTYYPGNAQYTSQLVAKYPDDLGISGSPFGTGLQNNAFGQYKRLAAILGDITFVFQRRHHLQAIASEVPCWSYLNSGLFGLGVVGTMHGGDGMQALSSSNSVVAQTQQRYAIAFINTLDPNGLGISSPLINWPKYTASGAQLVHQKASSNALIKDDFRSEQYSYWSENISKFRI from the exons ATGATCTCTCTCTTCAAACTTCTGATCTTCGGCCTCGGTACCTTAGCTACTCctctggagaagagagcTGCCGCGGTAAAGATTGCGAACGGCACTGTCATCGGCGGGACCAATGGAAACGTCGAGTTCTTCAAGGGAATCCCGTTTGCCGAACCGCCCGTCGGGGACCTTCGATTTCGACATCCCAAGCCGTTCGACTCCAACTTTAGAGAGTTAGATGCCACCCAGCGCCCCCCCGCCTGTATTCAGGGCGACGGGACCACTGGCTCAGAGGACTGCCTGAAGCTGATTGTCATCCGCCCGACCAATCGCCCGTCCGACAAGCTTCCTGTTTTGGTGTTCATCCACGGAGGCGCTTTTGCAGGTGGTGAAGCCGAGCAGGGCAATGACGGAACCCCCGTGGTGAAGAAGTCCATCGAGTTAGGAAAACCATTTATTCTCGTCTCGATCCAGTACCGCTTGGGCGCTTTCGGGTTCCTCCCGGGCAAACAGCTGGCAGGCAACACGAACCTCGGATTGCGGGATCAGCGTCTGGCGTTGCAATGGGTCCACG ACAATATTGCTGCCTTTGGCGGAGACCCCGACAAGGTGACCCTATGGGGGTTCAGTGCCGGAGCAATGTCAGCGTTCGACCACACCATCATCAATAACGGCAACATCAACGGCCTCTTCCGGGGAATTATCCTGAGCTCCGGCAGCATGATCCCCGCCCTGAGCTACGACTCCCCGAAGGCACAGGAGGTCTACGACACAGTCGCCAGCCGCGCAGGATGCGGCCagagcagcaacagcctcgAATGTCTACGCAAGGTTGATGCTAAGAAGCTGCAGGCCGCTGGGTACTCGCTGAATATGGAGTTCAGATACCTTGGCGGCAACACGCCGTACTTTCCTCGTCCTGACAGCTCCGACTCCTTCTACTCTACGAGCGCGGATGTGGCCGTTGCTACTGGCAAATACGGCAAGGTGCCGGTCCTGAGCGGAAACGTGGAGGACGAGGGCACGCTTTTTGCCCTGACTCAGTCGAATGTCACAAACAACAAGATCCTTGTTAATTACCTATCGACTTACTACCCCGGCAACGCCCAATATACCTCCCAGCTGGTAGCGAAGTATCCTGACGACCTTGGCATCAGCGGATCACCTTTTGGAACCGGGCTCCAGAACAATGCCTTTGGGCAGTATAAGCGCCTTGCCGCAATTCTGGGAGACATCACCTTCGTTTTTCAGCGCAGGCATCACCTTCAAGCGATTGCATCAGAGGTTCCATGCTGGTCTTATCTCAACTCTGGCCTCTTCGgacttggtgttgttgggaCGATGCACGGGGGAGACGGTATGCAAGCTCTGTCTAGCTCCAACAGCGTTGTTGCTCAGACTCAGCAGCGTTATGCAATTGCCTTTATCAATACATTGGATCCTAATGGCCTCGGAATATCGAGCCCTCTTATCAACTGGCCGAAGTATACTGCTTCGGGCGCTCAGCTGGTCCACCAAAAGGCATCTTCGAATGCGTTGATCAAGGATGACTTCCGGTCTGAGCAGTACAGTTACTGGAGCGAGAACATCTCAAAGTTCCGAATTTAG